From a region of the Rhodococcus sp. 4CII genome:
- a CDS encoding potassium-tellurite ethidium and proflavin transporter — protein sequence MAAHSKSVAREPGSRTHFPLNSLAIPLGLAGLAQVWSVATAALGTPFALTQAFWLVAALAWIVMAAAHAHRDRRVALGFSHQLTHFAHGPLAALLPLSAMLLGADLHRTFPLAGTVLTLISIIAAAIFGAWMMSFWMSGEMALESVHGGYYLPISAAGLVGALTAAQTGLDWLAIASFAIGLFFWVVISMLLFLRLALRPAMPAPLVPTLVIMIAPPAVGAAAWLAISNGQPDALFGALTAITAFMVMVQVPLLPRYRALPFSHGFWSFTFPVASVAALAISWLHLLHPPAWRAVTPGLLAAVTIFVGMIAVKSILLILDPSRRSVQ from the coding sequence CCATTTCCCACTGAACTCCCTCGCGATCCCGCTGGGTCTCGCAGGCCTTGCCCAGGTCTGGTCCGTCGCTACGGCCGCGCTCGGAACTCCATTCGCCCTCACTCAGGCGTTCTGGCTGGTCGCCGCGCTCGCCTGGATCGTGATGGCGGCAGCGCACGCGCACCGCGACCGGCGCGTCGCCCTAGGGTTCTCGCATCAGCTCACCCACTTCGCGCACGGTCCGCTCGCGGCGCTGCTTCCGCTCTCCGCGATGCTGCTGGGGGCAGACCTGCACCGCACGTTTCCCCTCGCCGGTACGGTGCTGACCCTGATCTCCATCATTGCCGCAGCCATCTTCGGTGCATGGATGATGAGCTTCTGGATGAGCGGAGAGATGGCGCTCGAATCCGTGCACGGCGGCTACTACCTGCCCATCAGCGCAGCCGGCCTCGTCGGCGCGCTCACCGCCGCCCAAACCGGTCTCGACTGGCTCGCTATCGCAAGCTTCGCGATCGGCCTGTTCTTCTGGGTGGTGATCTCCATGCTTCTGTTTCTCAGGCTCGCGTTGCGCCCCGCCATGCCCGCGCCCCTCGTCCCGACGCTCGTCATCATGATTGCTCCGCCGGCAGTTGGCGCTGCTGCATGGCTGGCCATCTCGAACGGGCAACCCGACGCTCTGTTCGGAGCGCTGACAGCAATCACGGCTTTCATGGTGATGGTCCAGGTGCCCTTGCTGCCACGCTATCGCGCTCTCCCCTTTTCACACGGTTTCTGGTCGTTCACTTTTCCCGTGGCGAGCGTCGCTGCCCTCGCCATCAGCTGGCTTCACCTCCTGCATCCGCCTGCTTGGCGAGCCGTCACCCCCGGACTACTCGCCGCTGTGACGATCTTCGTGGGGATGATCGCGGTGAAATCCATCCTGTTGATCCTCGACCCCTCGCGTCGCTCCGTGCAGTGA
- a CDS encoding OsmC family protein, with translation MTTSRREQLVVHALPGTHGTTVTARSHELTIDEATRYGGHDSGANPVEHLLAGIAAASLVVLRLLGEVAIAESAALTVSATLNVDRVMGADDGAVIELIRVDWEVANPEHAERLRAALPHIASRRPGQALIDAASAFAEEVSVRESTAACV, from the coding sequence GTGACTACTTCTCGACGTGAACAACTGGTCGTACACGCGCTGCCCGGGACCCATGGCACGACGGTCACCGCGCGCAGCCACGAGCTGACCATCGACGAAGCCACGCGGTACGGCGGGCACGACTCCGGCGCAAACCCGGTCGAGCATCTGCTTGCCGGCATTGCCGCTGCCTCGCTGGTTGTGCTCCGGCTGCTCGGCGAGGTCGCAATAGCCGAGTCTGCCGCGCTCACAGTGTCCGCGACCTTGAACGTCGATCGCGTGATGGGAGCCGACGACGGCGCCGTCATCGAACTGATCCGTGTGGACTGGGAAGTGGCGAACCCGGAACATGCCGAGCGCTTGCGTGCCGCACTTCCACACATCGCGAGCCGTCGACCAGGACAAGCACTGATCGATGCCGCGTCCGCATTTGCGGAAGAGGTGTCCGTCCGCGAATCGACGGCCGCCTGCGTGTAG